The following coding sequences are from one Leptolyngbya sp. NIES-3755 window:
- a CDS encoding hypothetical protein (protein of unknown function DUF306 Meta and HslJ;~similar to AA sequence:cyanobase_aa:PCC8801_3778), which yields MKALLRNSIGMISAIAFFGTNSASANTMISLSGSWQLANMTAGNSPMPMLPAGDIPLSAEFSDGQIFGSGGCNRFIGGYEAKSGTVKISTLASTFMACEEPIMSQETRFLTALQGAERYEVDQGQLTIFYKTEQGEGVLRFVSQGSQPVPAMW from the coding sequence ATGAAGGCTTTACTGAGAAACTCGATCGGGATGATTAGCGCGATCGCATTTTTTGGAACGAATTCAGCGAGTGCAAACACAATGATTTCACTTTCTGGGAGTTGGCAGCTTGCAAATATGACCGCAGGGAACTCACCGATGCCGATGCTGCCTGCGGGTGACATTCCGTTAAGTGCAGAATTTTCAGACGGTCAGATTTTTGGTTCAGGCGGATGTAATCGATTTATTGGCGGTTATGAAGCAAAATCAGGAACCGTTAAGATTAGTACTCTTGCTTCTACCTTTATGGCTTGTGAAGAACCTATAATGAGCCAAGAAACACGGTTTCTCACTGCGCTGCAAGGTGCAGAACGGTACGAGGTTGATCAAGGACAATTAACGATTTTTTATAAAACTGAACAGGGAGAAGGTGTTTTGCGCTTTGTCTCGCAAGGCTCCCAACCTGTTCCAGCTATGTGGTAG
- a CDS encoding cyclic nucleotide-binding protein (similar to AA sequence:cyanobase_aa:LBDG_19510) yields MFAQLPERRMHWVRWVLTIGWLLVIASLFYDPWTAALTDPAHPWSPLRLTDQCVQVQGRCVEQQPYPIGATLFWGAIVPSGIFILLVFGHELWRRICPLSFLSQIPRGLGKQRQFKRENAKTGKVRYEIAKVPSDSWLGKNYLYLQFGYLFIGLCGRILFFNADRLVLGLWLLLTIGAAIWVGYYYGGKSWCQYFCPMAPVQTIFSEPRGLLGSKAHMSEQRITQSMCRTVESDGNEQSACVACQSPCIDIDSERTYWNGLNNPEEAVIRYGYVGLVVGYFVYYYLYAGNWDYYFSGVWNRDPNQLASLMSPGLYLFGQPINIPKLFAVPLVLGGFSAIGYFLGTWIERQVKAYDRQHHKNSDPDLIRHRIFVICTFAVFNFFFLFAGRPLLQLTPIWVQYGFDLSIVFLSTLWLQKSWRRSADLYSRENLASRFRKQLEKLQINVSQYLDGRSLDDLNTNEVYVLAKVLPGFSQEKRHEAYKGVVREALEEGYVSTSSSLEVLQQMRHELGISDDEHREVLEELGVEDPELLNPNYQRSLENQIRLTGYQKSLERFLRLQQQISATEFTPSTEESNAIRALRRDYSITPQEEDWVLSGFAPDAGNTQKAESLLARLAEWSTCDRALNHPSLDSAISQLLHQGVQHKRELIVRSILEILVALKDQPSAITLARSLKQLSPQLTSELVSQKPWQAHLNRSIVEILIQPQALESTNADVSTQDTVSYLETLLEHYNPVMQVAALFAIAQLDFQRAQTLAQTIQPDSSLLRDTAERLLSLSSSPALTEFPALEKLVHLSNNDFFDRVQIDTLIALGDRSEMKTYTKGNVITEAGDTCRELLLLIEGAAIIQGTDGETTTRVDRLHPGQILDELEALTHSTLENTILAESDRTRILAIPVDALDDLLERDVNFARRFLDLEGRQLQRLVKLGAQA; encoded by the coding sequence ATGTTCGCACAACTGCCTGAACGCCGGATGCACTGGGTACGGTGGGTCTTAACGATCGGTTGGCTCCTCGTCATCGCTTCTCTGTTTTATGATCCTTGGACGGCAGCACTGACAGATCCCGCTCACCCTTGGAGTCCATTGCGGCTTACGGATCAGTGTGTTCAGGTGCAAGGCAGATGTGTGGAACAACAGCCTTACCCGATTGGCGCAACGTTATTTTGGGGTGCGATCGTACCGTCTGGAATTTTCATTTTGCTGGTGTTTGGACATGAACTCTGGCGGCGAATTTGTCCACTGTCGTTTTTGTCCCAGATTCCAAGAGGATTGGGGAAACAGCGACAGTTCAAACGGGAAAATGCAAAAACGGGTAAGGTTCGCTATGAAATTGCAAAAGTGCCCTCTGATTCTTGGTTGGGCAAGAACTATCTCTATCTACAATTTGGGTATTTATTTATCGGACTATGCGGAAGAATTCTATTCTTTAATGCCGATCGATTAGTTTTAGGACTGTGGCTCTTGTTGACGATTGGAGCCGCGATCTGGGTGGGTTACTACTATGGTGGTAAGTCCTGGTGTCAATATTTCTGTCCGATGGCTCCAGTGCAGACGATTTTTAGTGAACCGCGAGGATTGCTCGGAAGTAAGGCACACATGAGCGAACAGCGGATCACACAATCAATGTGTCGAACTGTGGAGTCTGATGGTAATGAGCAAAGTGCTTGTGTTGCTTGTCAGAGTCCTTGCATTGATATTGATTCCGAGCGGACTTACTGGAACGGCTTGAACAATCCTGAAGAAGCTGTGATTCGATATGGTTATGTTGGTTTAGTCGTGGGTTACTTCGTTTACTACTACTTATATGCGGGGAACTGGGACTATTACTTTTCGGGCGTGTGGAACCGCGATCCAAATCAGCTTGCCTCATTAATGAGTCCAGGATTGTACTTGTTTGGGCAACCGATTAATATTCCAAAGCTCTTTGCTGTACCGCTTGTTCTGGGCGGATTTAGTGCGATCGGGTATTTTTTGGGAACCTGGATCGAACGGCAAGTTAAAGCATACGATCGACAACATCACAAGAACTCAGATCCCGATCTAATTCGACATCGGATTTTTGTGATTTGTACCTTTGCAGTGTTCAACTTCTTCTTCTTGTTCGCAGGTCGTCCGTTACTCCAACTCACTCCGATTTGGGTGCAGTACGGTTTTGATCTCAGCATTGTTTTTCTCAGTACCTTGTGGCTGCAAAAATCTTGGCGACGTAGCGCTGATCTCTATTCACGAGAAAATCTAGCAAGCCGATTTCGGAAGCAGCTTGAGAAATTACAGATTAATGTCTCTCAGTATCTCGATGGTCGATCGCTCGATGATTTGAACACCAATGAAGTGTATGTGCTTGCAAAAGTTCTTCCTGGTTTTAGCCAAGAGAAACGGCACGAAGCTTACAAAGGTGTAGTTCGAGAAGCATTAGAAGAAGGCTATGTCAGTACTTCTAGTAGTCTTGAAGTTCTCCAGCAAATGCGCCATGAGCTAGGCATTTCTGATGATGAACACCGAGAAGTTTTAGAAGAATTGGGCGTAGAAGATCCAGAATTGCTCAATCCTAACTATCAGCGATCGCTAGAAAATCAAATCCGTCTGACAGGCTATCAAAAATCCTTAGAGCGATTTCTCCGATTGCAGCAGCAAATTAGTGCAACTGAGTTCACCCCCTCCACTGAAGAATCAAATGCGATTCGTGCGTTGCGGCGTGACTATTCGATTACTCCTCAAGAAGAAGATTGGGTACTGAGCGGATTTGCGCCAGATGCAGGCAATACTCAGAAGGCAGAATCGTTATTGGCTCGGTTAGCAGAGTGGAGTACGTGCGATCGTGCTCTCAATCATCCGAGCCTTGATTCTGCAATCTCACAGCTTTTACATCAAGGAGTTCAACACAAACGGGAATTGATTGTGCGATCGATTCTAGAAATTCTCGTGGCGCTGAAAGACCAACCGAGCGCGATCACCCTTGCTCGATCGCTCAAACAACTCTCGCCACAACTCACATCTGAATTAGTCAGTCAGAAACCTTGGCAAGCCCACTTAAACCGCAGCATTGTAGAGATACTAATTCAGCCTCAAGCGCTAGAGTCCACGAATGCAGACGTATCCACACAAGATACAGTCAGCTACCTCGAAACCTTGTTAGAACATTACAATCCGGTGATGCAAGTGGCAGCGCTATTTGCGATCGCTCAACTCGATTTCCAACGTGCTCAAACTCTGGCTCAAACGATTCAGCCTGACTCGTCTTTATTGCGCGACACCGCAGAACGGTTACTCTCTTTGTCATCTTCCCCGGCTTTGACAGAGTTTCCAGCGCTCGAAAAGTTGGTGCATTTATCGAACAATGATTTCTTCGATCGAGTTCAGATTGATACTCTCATCGCATTAGGCGATCGCTCAGAGATGAAAACCTACACTAAAGGCAATGTGATCACTGAAGCAGGTGATACTTGTCGAGAATTGCTGCTGTTGATCGAAGGGGCTGCAATCATTCAAGGCACAGATGGAGAAACAACCACCAGAGTCGATCGATTGCATCCTGGACAAATCTTGGATGAACTCGAAGCATTAACGCATAGCACTTTGGAGAATACGATTTTGGCGGAAAGCGATCGAACTCGAATTCTGGCAATTCCGGTCGATGCACTCGATGATTTATTAGAGCGCGATGTTAATTTTGCCCGACGATTTTTAGATCTTGAAGGTCGGCAACTTCAACGACTTGTGAAATTAGGAGCGCAGGCTTGA
- a CDS encoding two-component hybrid sensor and regulator (similar to AA sequence:cyanobase_aa:cce_3558) — MNDNLESTMMQPDINDCKAIELALKQSEARYRAIVEDQMDLIARSLPDTTLTFVNGAFCRYFDVQPEEVLGKSFYRMIHEADRPEVMQRISTLSRTNPMLVMENRNVAKGQVRWMQWSDRLLFDEQGNVKEFQMVGRDITDRKQSEAALRQSEARLSIAQRVAQIGIWEWDIATQKRTWSELTYQQWGRDPALGDPTYDEVLQMVHPDDRDIVQACNDAAIDQGMPYSLTLRVLHPDGSIRYLDSRVEPLCDEQGQIFKLLGTSIDITELKRIETALRESEERFRRAFNGAPIGMSLVSLTGHFVRVNRTYCDLMGYTQEELFTRTFRDLTHPADKEEDWQGFQQMLNGEISAFQMQKRYITKQGEVVPVLLSTAPLRDETGRVLYVVAHIQDIRDRLKVERMKDEFISVISHELRTPLTSIRGALGILASGVFHDRPTQADQMLKIALNNSDRLVRLVNDILTLERLQSGKVPLIKEPCQVSDLIQQAIESVRALADQSSIVLSVSSVSATIVAAPDAIVQTLTNLLCNAIKFSDSGSTVWIDAGLHEDRSHFCFKVKDQGRGIPEDKLEMIFEQFQQVDVSDSRQKGGTGLGLAICKKIVQEHGGQIWVESRLGEGSTFYFVLPLTK, encoded by the coding sequence GTGAACGACAATCTTGAAAGCACCATGATGCAACCTGATATTAACGATTGCAAAGCGATCGAACTTGCCTTAAAGCAGAGTGAAGCCCGCTATCGTGCCATTGTTGAAGATCAAATGGATCTGATTGCTCGATCGCTTCCTGATACCACCCTCACGTTTGTCAATGGCGCTTTCTGTCGCTACTTTGATGTCCAGCCTGAAGAGGTTCTGGGGAAAAGCTTTTATCGAATGATCCATGAAGCCGATCGACCAGAAGTGATGCAACGAATTAGTACTTTGAGCCGCACAAATCCGATGTTAGTGATGGAGAACCGGAATGTGGCAAAGGGACAAGTGCGTTGGATGCAATGGAGCGATCGACTCTTGTTTGATGAGCAGGGCAATGTTAAAGAATTTCAGATGGTGGGACGCGACATCACCGATCGCAAACAATCCGAAGCGGCTCTGCGGCAGAGTGAAGCGCGTTTGTCAATCGCTCAACGGGTGGCTCAAATCGGCATCTGGGAATGGGACATTGCAACCCAAAAGCGAACCTGGTCAGAACTAACCTATCAACAGTGGGGACGCGATCCAGCGCTTGGCGATCCAACCTACGACGAAGTTTTACAAATGGTACATCCTGACGATCGAGACATTGTACAAGCCTGCAATGATGCCGCGATCGATCAAGGGATGCCTTATTCGCTCACCCTGCGCGTTTTACATCCAGACGGTTCCATTCGTTATCTGGATAGTCGAGTTGAGCCGCTGTGTGATGAGCAAGGACAAATTTTCAAACTACTTGGAACCTCGATCGACATTACCGAACTAAAACGAATCGAAACCGCGTTACGCGAAAGTGAAGAGCGCTTCCGACGTGCCTTTAACGGTGCTCCGATCGGAATGTCTCTCGTTTCCCTCACCGGGCATTTTGTCAGAGTCAACCGGACTTACTGTGATCTCATGGGATATACCCAAGAAGAACTCTTCACTCGAACCTTTCGCGACCTGACTCATCCCGCCGACAAAGAAGAAGATTGGCAGGGCTTTCAACAGATGTTAAACGGCGAAATTTCAGCCTTCCAGATGCAAAAACGCTACATCACCAAACAAGGCGAGGTCGTTCCCGTTCTGCTCAGTACTGCACCCCTTCGAGATGAGACAGGGAGAGTTCTCTATGTGGTGGCACACATTCAGGACATCCGCGATCGACTCAAAGTAGAGCGGATGAAAGATGAATTTATCTCTGTGATCAGTCACGAACTTCGGACTCCGTTAACTTCGATTCGGGGAGCGCTCGGAATTCTAGCATCGGGCGTATTCCACGATCGACCCACGCAAGCCGATCAAATGCTCAAAATTGCCCTGAACAATAGCGATCGATTAGTGCGTCTGGTGAATGACATTCTCACACTGGAGCGATTACAAAGTGGCAAAGTTCCGCTGATCAAGGAACCCTGTCAGGTGAGCGATTTGATTCAGCAAGCGATTGAGAGCGTTCGGGCACTTGCCGACCAGTCTAGCATTGTACTCTCTGTTAGTTCCGTTTCTGCCACGATCGTCGCTGCTCCTGATGCGATCGTGCAAACGCTCACGAATCTATTGTGCAATGCCATCAAATTTTCTGACTCAGGCAGCACAGTTTGGATTGATGCAGGACTACATGAAGATCGATCGCACTTTTGTTTCAAGGTGAAAGATCAAGGTCGTGGCATTCCCGAAGATAAGCTTGAGATGATTTTTGAGCAATTCCAGCAGGTGGATGTCTCTGATTCTCGGCAAAAAGGCGGCACAGGATTAGGACTTGCAATCTGTAAAAAGATTGTGCAAGAGCATGGAGGACAGATTTGGGTAGAGAGTCGGCTAGGTGAAGGAAGCACCTTTTACTTTGTATTGCCATTAACTAAATAA
- a CDS encoding response regulator receiver protein (similar to AA sequence:cyanobase_aa:PCC7424_1722) gives MEETKRILIIDDEDDIRAVVQISLEEFGGWQTIAASSGTEGIALARSEIPDAILLDISMPDFDGYQVCEVLKQDDQTQAIPVILLTAKVLPSDRQRFAALSIVGVITKPFDPILIWQEVRAILGWIV, from the coding sequence ATGGAAGAGACCAAGCGAATTTTAATCATTGATGATGAAGATGATATTCGGGCTGTGGTGCAAATTTCGCTTGAAGAATTTGGGGGATGGCAAACGATCGCGGCTTCATCTGGGACTGAAGGGATAGCATTAGCTCGATCGGAGATTCCTGATGCAATTTTGCTCGATATTTCGATGCCTGATTTTGATGGCTATCAAGTGTGTGAAGTGCTGAAACAGGATGATCAAACTCAGGCGATTCCGGTCATTCTTTTAACTGCGAAAGTTCTACCTAGCGATCGACAACGATTTGCAGCCCTGAGCATTGTAGGTGTGATTACTAAACCCTTTGATCCGATATTAATTTGGCAAGAGGTGAGAGCCATCTTGGGATGGATAGTTTAA
- a CDS encoding two-component response regulator (similar to AA sequence:cyanobase_aa:NIES39_A06400) — translation MPDKTILLIEPEASICEVLEICLRELGGWRVAVSSSIQQGIEQCGISQPDVILLDASTAETDALIFSEQLKYDSMIRSIPILLVTARASWFTFEQLRAMGFAGAIAKPFNPHTLSGQILGLLKQSGLDRHLTDSD, via the coding sequence ATGCCCGATAAAACCATTTTGCTGATCGAACCTGAAGCGAGTATTTGTGAGGTTCTAGAGATCTGCTTGCGAGAGTTAGGAGGCTGGCGAGTGGCGGTTTCTAGTTCAATTCAACAAGGGATAGAACAGTGTGGAATCTCTCAGCCCGATGTGATTCTACTCGATGCTTCTACTGCGGAAACCGATGCTCTGATTTTTAGTGAGCAGCTTAAATATGATTCGATGATCCGATCGATTCCGATTTTGCTCGTTACTGCAAGGGCTAGTTGGTTTACCTTCGAGCAACTTCGGGCGATGGGATTTGCGGGAGCGATCGCGAAACCGTTCAATCCCCATACCCTGTCTGGACAAATCTTAGGTCTGCTGAAGCAATCTGGACTCGATCGTCACCTCACAGACAGCGATTGA
- a CDS encoding MscS Mechanosensitive ion channel (similar to AA sequence:cyanobase_aa:PCC8801_3838), whose translation MPRNYRNAPARYLRRVQVWVMVSFALVFFAIAPLSLAQSEIPTGNSIDGYPIVLDQHELFRLKQGIPGVASAEERARIVNDRLIRVAEDESISPQSIRVEEQDSGSVIVAEDTVIFTVRESDRTGDDSRSATATEKVQMIQSAIVQYRQERSANKLIQGIGLTVFGTIVLIGFLALLQRSIARLLLKIDAAQRNNALSLRVQNLQLLGSGATSYLLTNLLGLFRLIVILASLYVYIPFVLSQFPATRSIGRSVLKDTIDRLSQIAATFVEYLPNLVIIALIAVFTHYTIQFVKLVILELGRGDAYSWFYPEWIQPTNRLATILLVVIGCIVATPYLPGFNSPAFQGISLFLGALVTLGSSSAVTNAIAGIILIYTRAFRIGDIIGIGETIGEVVEKSLFVTRLVTFKQQVITIPNASVLNSNVINFSAVSRLNTASHEPKRYLVLHTTVTLGYDVSWRKIHEVLIQAAETTIGIVSDPQPFVLQTALNDFNVSYELNAYTDHPELMPVLYSELHQNIQDYCNQADIEILSPTYTSLRDGNHSTIPSDYLPNDYAAPTFQIHTQNQHH comes from the coding sequence ATGCCAAGGAACTATCGTAATGCTCCAGCCCGCTATTTGAGGCGCGTACAAGTTTGGGTGATGGTGAGTTTTGCGCTGGTATTTTTTGCGATCGCGCCCTTATCTCTCGCTCAGTCAGAAATTCCAACCGGGAATTCGATCGATGGCTATCCGATCGTGCTTGATCAGCATGAACTATTTCGACTCAAGCAGGGAATTCCAGGAGTCGCATCGGCTGAAGAACGCGCCAGAATTGTCAACGATCGCTTAATTCGAGTTGCAGAGGATGAATCAATTTCACCCCAGTCGATTCGCGTGGAGGAACAAGACAGCGGCTCTGTGATCGTTGCTGAAGATACGGTGATTTTTACAGTACGAGAGAGTGATCGAACAGGGGATGACTCTCGATCCGCTACTGCAACTGAGAAAGTTCAGATGATTCAATCCGCGATCGTACAATATCGACAAGAGCGCAGCGCGAACAAGCTGATTCAAGGAATTGGACTCACCGTTTTCGGCACGATCGTACTGATTGGATTTCTCGCACTTCTTCAGCGATCGATCGCTCGACTGCTGCTCAAAATCGATGCGGCTCAGCGGAACAATGCACTCAGTCTGAGAGTTCAAAATCTTCAGCTTCTCGGCTCAGGTGCAACAAGTTATTTGCTGACTAATTTACTAGGTCTGTTTCGCCTGATCGTTATATTAGCTAGCTTGTATGTTTACATTCCCTTTGTGCTCAGTCAATTTCCAGCGACAAGGTCGATCGGAAGATCAGTCTTGAAGGATACTATCGATCGCTTAAGTCAAATCGCTGCCACCTTTGTAGAGTATTTACCAAACTTGGTGATCATTGCGCTGATTGCTGTCTTCACGCATTACACCATTCAATTCGTCAAACTGGTTATCCTTGAATTAGGGCGAGGTGATGCTTATTCTTGGTTTTATCCCGAATGGATTCAGCCTACTAACCGTTTAGCAACAATTTTGCTAGTGGTAATTGGTTGTATTGTTGCTACGCCTTATCTTCCCGGCTTTAATTCACCTGCGTTCCAGGGAATTTCTCTATTTCTGGGTGCATTAGTCACGCTTGGATCATCATCAGCGGTGACAAATGCGATCGCAGGAATTATTCTGATCTACACTCGTGCTTTCCGCATCGGCGACATTATTGGCATTGGTGAAACGATCGGCGAAGTGGTTGAAAAATCTTTGTTTGTCACTCGCTTGGTCACGTTCAAACAACAAGTGATCACGATTCCAAATGCTTCAGTTCTCAATAGCAATGTGATTAACTTTAGTGCGGTTTCCCGTTTAAATACCGCATCTCACGAACCGAAGCGCTATCTAGTTCTTCACACGACCGTGACTCTTGGTTATGATGTCTCTTGGCGCAAGATTCATGAAGTTCTGATTCAAGCCGCAGAAACCACGATCGGGATTGTTTCAGATCCGCAGCCCTTTGTTTTACAGACTGCACTAAATGATTTCAATGTGAGCTATGAACTCAATGCGTATACAGATCATCCTGAGTTAATGCCTGTACTCTATTCAGAACTTCACCAGAACATTCAGGACTACTGTAATCAAGCAGATATCGAGATTCTCTCTCCAACTTATACATCGCTCCGAGATGGCAATCATTCCACGATTCCAAGCGACTATTTGCCGAATGATTACGCTGCTCCAACCTTCCAAATTCACACTCAGAATCAACATCATTGA
- a CDS encoding hypothetical protein (similar to AA sequence:cyanobase_aa:NIES39_L05240): protein MSTLTVWKFNTADGAETALRKLESLEKQQLIQVLDAAVVTWAEGRKRPKTYQAMNTAGAGALGGAFWGMLFGILFFTPLLGLVVGATAGAISGRFTDYGINDSFIKDLQNKVTEGTSALFLLTGQVTIDKVEAAFAQDEKGELIQSNLSSEQEAKLREDFGAEVGAPA from the coding sequence ATGTCAACCTTAACGGTTTGGAAATTCAACACGGCTGATGGTGCAGAGACAGCACTGAGAAAGCTCGAAAGTTTAGAGAAACAGCAATTAATTCAGGTGCTCGATGCCGCAGTTGTGACTTGGGCAGAAGGACGGAAACGCCCTAAAACTTACCAGGCGATGAATACAGCGGGTGCAGGTGCGCTCGGTGGTGCATTCTGGGGAATGTTATTTGGCATTCTCTTCTTCACTCCCTTGTTAGGTCTCGTCGTCGGGGCAACCGCAGGTGCAATCTCAGGTCGCTTTACAGACTATGGCATCAATGATAGTTTTATCAAAGATCTGCAAAACAAAGTCACTGAGGGAACCTCTGCTCTGTTCTTGCTCACAGGTCAAGTCACGATCGATAAAGTAGAAGCTGCGTTTGCTCAAGACGAAAAAGGCGAACTGATTCAATCTAATCTGTCGAGCGAACAAGAAGCCAAGCTACGTGAAGATTTTGGTGCAGAAGTCGGTGCACCCGCGTAG
- a CDS encoding hypothetical protein (similar to AA sequence:cyanobase_aa:MAE02230) produces the protein MKPVLTIASVISIAVVAASSSPNPAQAFPPAPAGCVYLNEITTGRPVIRKTVATNNSNANTDFAVPTGRQFRSYIGRLIPENNSRFTAQVNLKYNDGSSSTAVTRTIEARRFFMYNQPFQTPTDRQPFQINTRVTGNRNTAYQVAVLACP, from the coding sequence ATGAAACCAGTTTTAACGATCGCGAGTGTCATATCGATCGCCGTTGTAGCCGCATCCTCTTCCCCCAACCCTGCCCAAGCCTTTCCTCCGGCTCCCGCAGGCTGTGTCTATCTCAACGAGATTACAACGGGAAGACCTGTCATTCGTAAGACCGTAGCTACCAATAACTCGAACGCGAACACAGATTTTGCAGTGCCAACCGGAAGACAGTTCAGAAGCTACATTGGCAGGCTGATTCCTGAAAACAATTCGCGCTTCACGGCACAAGTCAACCTCAAATACAATGATGGTTCGTCTTCAACGGCGGTTACGCGCACGATCGAGGCACGACGATTTTTCATGTACAATCAGCCATTCCAGACCCCAACGGATCGGCAACCGTTCCAAATTAACACTCGTGTTACAGGAAACCGCAACACTGCTTATCAAGTTGCAGTCTTAGCATGTCCGTAG
- a CDS encoding multi-component transcriptional regulator, winged helix family (similar to AA sequence:cyanobase_aa:PCC7424_1723): MKILLIEDDYDTSQLLAATLTAQRYAVDAIAEGYSGLELAANWNYDLILLDVLLPKLSGIEVCRRLRRQGCQTPILMLTVKDSDEDIIAGLDAGADDYVAKSCAPAQLLARVRALLRRNENSASSPVLSWGELCLDPALVQVTYEQNIIPLRAKEYSLLELFLRHPHHILSRSSIIDHLWSIDETPVEGSVTNLIKDLRQRLKAAGIEGNIIETVYGLGYRLKPVPQTEISQAVETDILPANRRTQARSAIEKIADRFRVSLEQRIAVLEAAQRSLQTGSFTVQQRLTAQTEAHKLAGGLGTFGCAEASKTAHEIEQLLDQVSNQEQSVRQFSRLLEKLKQDLAEPHPVEVASTLQR, from the coding sequence ATGAAAATCCTTTTGATTGAAGACGATTACGATACGAGTCAATTGCTTGCCGCTACGCTGACTGCTCAACGGTATGCGGTGGATGCGATCGCAGAGGGTTACTCTGGATTAGAGTTAGCTGCGAATTGGAATTACGATCTGATTTTGTTAGATGTATTGCTTCCGAAGTTAAGCGGGATCGAAGTCTGTCGTCGGTTGCGTCGGCAAGGGTGTCAGACCCCGATTTTGATGCTGACCGTTAAAGATTCAGACGAAGATATTATTGCTGGATTAGATGCGGGCGCAGATGACTATGTTGCAAAATCTTGTGCCCCTGCTCAACTTTTGGCAAGAGTTCGCGCTCTGCTTCGTCGTAATGAAAATTCTGCCTCATCGCCTGTTCTAAGTTGGGGTGAGCTTTGCCTTGATCCCGCTTTAGTTCAAGTCACTTATGAGCAAAATATCATTCCCTTACGTGCTAAAGAATACAGTTTGTTAGAACTCTTTCTGCGTCATCCTCACCATATTCTGAGTCGAAGTAGCATCATTGATCATCTTTGGTCGATCGATGAAACGCCGGTTGAGGGATCAGTCACGAATCTAATCAAAGACCTAAGACAACGATTAAAGGCTGCGGGAATCGAAGGAAACATCATTGAAACTGTGTACGGATTAGGATATCGCTTAAAGCCAGTCCCTCAAACTGAAATATCTCAAGCTGTAGAGACAGATATTTTGCCCGCGAATCGAAGGACACAAGCGAGATCCGCGATCGAGAAAATTGCTGATCGATTTCGCGTTTCCCTCGAACAACGGATTGCCGTACTAGAAGCCGCACAGCGATCGCTTCAAACGGGTAGCTTTACAGTACAGCAACGATTAACAGCACAAACAGAAGCGCATAAATTAGCAGGGGGCTTAGGAACATTTGGCTGTGCTGAAGCTTCAAAAACTGCCCACGAGATCGAACAGTTGTTGGATCAAGTGAGCAATCAGGAGCAATCTGTGAGACAGTTTAGTCGATTGCTTGAGAAGTTAAAGCAAGACCTGGCTGAACCGCATCCAGTTGAAGTTGCTTCGACACTACAACGATAG